The following proteins are encoded in a genomic region of Thermomicrobiales bacterium:
- a CDS encoding DnaD domain protein yields MPSDQAGGFDSSIPAQILAKLISDVWNPLDVKIVLGVATLGGTTELVAEAALLADASLNHGSRADGSDRPVSERLLEALERVVARGLVLRLVDEASIHWLLLGTDENQRLARVPERIYPGERAPWKGKLVLERPTIFGLYEQNIGLVTPIIADRLVDALERYPEEWVESAIEEAVSYNRRNWRYIERILENWATEGRIDEADRGSAQRDLNREKHLRGKYSHIFRRGGLPDL; encoded by the coding sequence GTGCCGTCCGACCAAGCCGGAGGATTCGACTCTTCCATTCCGGCGCAAATCCTTGCCAAGCTCATCAGCGATGTCTGGAATCCGCTGGATGTCAAAATAGTGCTTGGCGTCGCTACGCTCGGCGGAACGACGGAGCTGGTGGCAGAAGCGGCCCTGCTCGCGGACGCATCGCTCAATCACGGGTCGCGCGCGGATGGCTCCGACCGGCCCGTCAGCGAGCGGCTGCTTGAGGCGCTGGAGCGAGTCGTCGCGCGCGGGCTGGTGCTGCGCTTGGTTGATGAGGCGAGCATCCACTGGCTACTCCTCGGCACGGACGAGAATCAGCGTCTTGCGCGCGTGCCAGAGCGGATATACCCGGGTGAGCGCGCGCCGTGGAAGGGAAAGCTTGTCCTGGAGCGACCGACAATATTCGGGCTTTACGAACAGAATATCGGCCTGGTAACACCGATCATCGCTGATCGACTGGTCGACGCGCTGGAACGCTATCCCGAAGAGTGGGTCGAGAGTGCGATCGAAGAGGCAGTCAGCTATAACCGACGCAACTGGCGCTATATAGAACGCATCCTGGAGAACTGGGCGACGGAGGGCAGAATCGATGAAGCCGATCGGGGATCTGCTCAGAGGGATCTCAATCGAGAGAAACACCTCCGAGGCAAATACTCACACATCTTCCGACGAGGGGGTCTGCCCGATTTGTAA
- a CDS encoding ATP-binding protein yields the protein MDSPNFSRLLPCTCKLEERRQRSQSQVRQFSDMSGFREMTFESFDPTIRGAQEAFESALAFARHPHRWLVLVGPYGCGKTHLAAAIANYAFHELQMGPVFAVVPDLLDYLRTTFGPDSEASYDDRFSAFRGADLLVLDDLGTENATPWAREKLFQIINHRYNEHAPMVVTTNDLDRVDPRIRSRLVDWQLATTIYIDAPDYRDRSPRRPRQRSR from the coding sequence GTGGACAGTCCGAACTTCAGCCGCCTCCTGCCCTGCACCTGCAAGCTCGAAGAGCGCCGCCAGCGATCGCAGAGCCAGGTTCGACAGTTCAGCGACATGTCGGGATTTCGCGAGATGACCTTCGAGTCGTTCGACCCGACGATCCGTGGTGCGCAGGAAGCATTCGAATCGGCGCTCGCCTTCGCGCGGCATCCGCATCGCTGGCTGGTTCTCGTTGGCCCATATGGCTGCGGCAAAACGCATCTGGCCGCAGCGATCGCCAACTACGCTTTCCACGAGCTGCAAATGGGCCCAGTGTTTGCGGTGGTCCCCGATCTGCTCGACTACTTGCGGACGACGTTCGGGCCCGATTCTGAGGCGTCGTACGACGATCGGTTCAGCGCGTTTCGCGGCGCTGATCTCCTGGTCCTCGACGATCTCGGTACGGAAAACGCCACTCCCTGGGCGCGCGAGAAGCTGTTCCAGATCATCAACCATCGTTACAACGAGCATGCGCCGATGGTCGTCACGACGAATGACCTCGATCGAGTAGATCCGCGCATTCGCTCGCGGCTCGTTGATTGGCAGCTAGCAACGACGATCTATATCGATGCGCCGGACTACCGCGATCGGTCACCACGGCGTCCCCGGCAGCGCAGTCGATAG
- the cdaA gene encoding diadenylate cyclase CdaA, which translates to MPELPWIFTRLDPRALIDILAVSLIFFWLLWFAQRTRAAQLIRGLIILIVTVLAASRIFDLTALNWLISRAWPMLIVAIPIIFQPELRRALEQLGHTSAWLRPPFAVPADRDAERTLDEISRAASQLSRIGYGALIVVERETGLQEYADRGVRIEGVVSRQLLINIFFPNSPLHDGAVIIRNDKIVAAAAILPLSEREIPGGKIGTRHQAAIGITEESDAIAIVVSEETNRISIAHNGRLTENLDAERLRRALRSLLRVGESADEQPPEKPSATRNFIDRVRGWFSRPSNSDATHNVSSSSSRRQLPDKSNPHD; encoded by the coding sequence ATGCCGGAACTTCCCTGGATATTTACCAGGCTCGATCCCCGTGCTCTGATCGATATCCTTGCGGTATCTCTCATCTTCTTCTGGTTACTCTGGTTTGCGCAACGCACCAGAGCGGCCCAACTTATCCGTGGCCTGATTATCCTGATCGTCACCGTCCTCGCTGCATCACGCATCTTCGATCTGACGGCGCTGAACTGGCTCATTTCACGTGCCTGGCCAATGCTGATCGTTGCGATCCCGATCATCTTCCAGCCCGAGTTGCGGCGCGCACTGGAACAGCTTGGCCACACCAGCGCCTGGCTGCGTCCGCCGTTCGCCGTCCCCGCCGACCGCGATGCTGAGCGGACGCTGGATGAAATCAGCCGTGCGGCATCACAATTGAGCCGCATCGGATACGGTGCACTGATCGTTGTGGAGCGCGAGACGGGGCTGCAGGAATACGCCGATCGCGGTGTGCGCATCGAGGGCGTTGTCTCACGCCAGCTGCTGATCAACATCTTCTTCCCGAACTCGCCATTGCACGACGGAGCGGTCATCATCCGCAACGACAAGATCGTCGCCGCAGCCGCCATCCTGCCGCTCTCCGAGCGCGAGATTCCGGGCGGCAAGATCGGCACGCGCCACCAGGCTGCCATCGGCATCACCGAGGAATCGGACGCAATCGCCATCGTCGTTTCGGAAGAGACGAACCGCATCTCAATCGCGCACAACGGGCGTCTCACCGAAAACCTCGACGCCGAACGACTCCGCCGCGCTCTGCGCTCGCTCCTTCGTGTTGGCGAGTCGGCCGACGAACAGCCACCGGAAAAGCCTTCGGCGACCCGCAACTTCATCGACCGCGTACGCGGCTGGTTCTCCCGGCCATCGAACAGCGACGCGACCCACAACGTGAGCTCGTCGTCGAGCCGTCGTCAATTACCAGATAAGTCGAATCCCCATGATTGA
- a CDS encoding CdaR family protein, whose protein sequence is MIEWLRRVADTGNVLRFLLSLILAFALWAWVTNENNPEQTYLANNVQVEIRNMATGLQLVTPLDVVEVRIQAPRTVIQTLDPSEIVAWVNLEDRTGPGAANERVRVDVPSGVRTAQVTPDEIPVELDTVVSKTFPVKLLTPDDLPRNLEVTESNVDVDEVTITGVQRNVERVSQVIVPVDIAGHTESFTSQVTPTAVDANNATVESITIEPASITLTVELASRGKEIPIFVQCGCTAAPGFAVLGYPQASPSTILVDGPTEALSGIQYLYTTPIDTGDLTATTVLNDVQIDTSTLPEGVTVEPSVVSVLVQISQQTATRTFDNIPIQVLNRPANTTITVNPPTALITVEGPQEDIDALTGSEISIVVDVNGLGSGTHNIRPRAILPPRIQYTDEPTQVTVTITLQPTPVSPEPTPSPTSET, encoded by the coding sequence ATGATTGAGTGGCTACGGCGGGTTGCCGATACCGGAAACGTCCTGCGATTTTTGCTTTCGCTGATCCTTGCGTTCGCGCTGTGGGCATGGGTGACGAATGAGAACAACCCTGAACAGACCTACCTGGCCAACAACGTTCAGGTAGAGATCCGCAACATGGCGACCGGCCTGCAGCTCGTTACGCCGCTCGATGTTGTCGAGGTTCGGATACAGGCACCGCGGACAGTCATTCAGACGCTAGATCCGAGTGAGATTGTCGCCTGGGTCAACCTTGAGGACCGAACAGGCCCCGGGGCGGCGAATGAGCGCGTCCGCGTTGATGTGCCGTCCGGTGTGCGGACAGCACAAGTCACGCCGGACGAAATACCGGTTGAGCTCGACACAGTCGTGTCGAAGACGTTCCCGGTCAAGCTGCTCACACCAGACGATCTGCCACGCAATCTGGAAGTCACCGAGTCCAATGTCGACGTTGACGAGGTGACGATCACGGGTGTCCAGCGCAATGTTGAGCGTGTGTCGCAGGTGATCGTCCCGGTGGATATCGCCGGCCACACCGAGTCGTTCACCTCGCAGGTCACACCAACTGCGGTCGATGCCAACAACGCTACGGTTGAGAGCATTACGATCGAGCCGGCCAGCATCACTTTGACAGTGGAACTCGCCTCTCGCGGCAAAGAAATCCCGATCTTTGTCCAGTGCGGTTGCACTGCTGCGCCGGGGTTTGCCGTTCTCGGCTATCCGCAGGCATCGCCTTCGACGATCCTTGTCGACGGTCCAACAGAAGCACTCAGCGGCATACAGTACCTGTACACAACGCCAATCGATACCGGCGACCTGACCGCGACAACCGTCCTGAACGATGTGCAGATTGATACGTCGACGCTTCCTGAGGGTGTCACCGTCGAACCGTCTGTCGTCAGCGTCCTGGTTCAGATCAGTCAGCAGACTGCAACGCGGACGTTCGACAACATCCCGATTCAGGTGCTGAATCGCCCAGCCAACACCACAATCACGGTAAACCCGCCGACTGCGCTGATTACTGTCGAGGGTCCACAAGAGGACATTGACGCGTTGACCGGGTCAGAAATCTCGATCGTTGTGGATGTCAATGGCTTGGGAAGCGGGACGCACAACATCCGACCGCGCGCGATTCTGCCGCCGCGGATTCAGTACACTGACGAACCGACGCAGGTAACGGTGACCATCACACTGCAGCCAACACCGGTGTCGCCTGAGCCGACTCCCTCGCCAACGTCGGAGACGTAG
- a CDS encoding response regulator: MSTPTSAPRTRIIIADDESLIRMDLREMLTHLGYDVVGEAGDGREAIELSEKLRPDLVMMDIRMPEVDGITAAQDLAERRIAPVVILTAFSEQSLIGRAKEAGVCGYLVKPFRETELMPVIELAMSRFRDMSELEREVTDLREALETRKLVERAKGVLMEVHGLREAEAFNRMRKTSMDNRKSMREVAEAILLTYEVQMGAPSRP; the protein is encoded by the coding sequence ATGTCGACGCCGACATCAGCCCCACGCACGCGTATCATCATCGCCGACGACGAATCCCTGATACGCATGGATTTGCGGGAGATGCTGACACATCTCGGATATGACGTTGTCGGCGAGGCCGGCGACGGCCGCGAAGCAATCGAGCTTTCCGAAAAGCTCCGCCCCGACCTCGTCATGATGGACATCCGCATGCCCGAAGTCGACGGCATCACCGCCGCTCAGGATCTGGCCGAGCGTCGCATTGCGCCGGTCGTCATCCTCACGGCGTTCTCCGAACAATCGCTCATCGGTCGAGCCAAGGAAGCTGGCGTCTGCGGATACCTGGTTAAGCCATTCCGCGAGACTGAGCTGATGCCGGTCATTGAGTTGGCCATGTCGCGGTTCCGCGACATGAGTGAGCTTGAGCGTGAGGTGACCGATCTTCGTGAGGCGCTCGAAACACGCAAGCTCGTTGAGCGGGCCAAGGGCGTCCTGATGGAAGTCCACGGACTGCGCGAGGCTGAGGCGTTCAATCGCATGCGCAAGACGAGCATGGACAATCGCAAGTCCATGCGTGAAGTCGCGGAAGCAATCCTTCTCACCTACGAGGTTCAAATGGGAGCGCCATCGCGACCGTAA
- the rplL gene encoding 50S ribosomal protein L7/L12 — MAVSEEKMNELISAIEELSVLDLSKLVKALEDRFGVTAAAPMAVAAAPAAGGGAGEAVEEKTEFDVVLTEVGASKVQVIKAVRELTSLGLKEAKDLVEAAPKAVKEGVTKDEAEAAKAKLEEVGAKAEVK, encoded by the coding sequence ATGGCAGTATCCGAAGAGAAGATGAACGAACTGATCTCGGCGATCGAAGAGCTGAGCGTGCTGGACCTGTCCAAGCTCGTCAAGGCGCTTGAGGATCGCTTCGGTGTCACGGCAGCCGCGCCGATGGCTGTTGCAGCTGCACCGGCAGCTGGCGGTGGAGCCGGCGAAGCCGTGGAAGAGAAGACTGAGTTCGACGTCGTCCTGACCGAGGTCGGCGCGAGCAAGGTTCAGGTCATTAAGGCTGTCCGCGAGCTGACAAGCCTGGGCCTGAAGGAGGCCAAGGATCTCGTTGAGGCTGCGCCGAAAGCAGTCAAGGAAGGCGTGACCAAGGACGAGGCTGAAGCCGCCAAGGCCAAGCTCGAAGAGGTCGGCGCCAAGGCCGAGGTCAAGTAA
- the rplJ gene encoding 50S ribosomal protein L10 translates to MPTQKKVKTVEELAEALSRSTLVILSDYRGLSVADMQNLRTQLREHNAEVRVAKNTLTRLAARQHDMEALEPELVGPTAIVTAFDDPVQPAKVLSDFARSSRILQIKSAMFEGQLINAEQVEALASLPSREVLVAKVVGGLSSPLYGIVGVLAAPMRSLMYVLQARVDQLGGAGETDAA, encoded by the coding sequence ATGCCTACGCAAAAGAAGGTCAAGACAGTCGAGGAGCTTGCCGAGGCGCTTTCGCGTTCGACGCTCGTGATTCTGTCTGATTACCGTGGTCTGTCGGTCGCAGACATGCAGAACCTGCGCACGCAGCTGCGTGAGCACAACGCCGAGGTTCGCGTCGCAAAGAACACGCTCACCCGGCTGGCGGCGCGGCAGCATGACATGGAGGCGCTGGAACCGGAGCTCGTCGGTCCGACCGCGATCGTGACCGCGTTCGATGATCCAGTTCAGCCCGCCAAGGTTCTGTCCGATTTTGCCCGCTCGTCGCGCATTCTGCAGATCAAGTCGGCCATGTTCGAAGGCCAGCTGATCAATGCTGAGCAGGTCGAGGCTCTGGCGAGTCTGCCAAGCCGCGAGGTTCTCGTGGCGAAGGTCGTCGGCGGTCTGTCAAGCCCGCTGTACGGCATTGTCGGCGTACTTGCTGCGCCGATGCGCTCGCTCATGTACGTCTTGCAGGCGCGTGTGGATCAGCTCGGTGGCGCCGGCGAAACCGACGCAGCGTAA